The following proteins are co-located in the Neodiprion virginianus isolate iyNeoVirg1 chromosome 6, iyNeoVirg1.1, whole genome shotgun sequence genome:
- the LOC124307036 gene encoding UDP-glycosyltransferase UGT5-like isoform X1: MLSRYFFSTILTLAVVGPLNYGNCARILGVFPTPSFSHQVVFRGLTLELNKRGHELVIVTTDPVNDPSLKNYTEIDIGFMYEMHERLGRNMIEYRRSPPSLTQMSSLSSYMNLGTEKILTYPELRRLYERDSDEKFDLVIMEQLFSFALLPLADRFDAPMIGISSLVLSTNTQYGIGNTIIPSHPANWELQENINNPLTFWQRLKNFCKIWSTIYVFRTYFMPGQEEIARKYFGDDIPSLYEIEKNISLIFVNQVGPISYAKPNVPKIIEINGFHISKHKKPLPQDLQNVLDRATQGFVYMSLGTNVKSITLSAETRSEFVAAFSKLPFKVIWKFEDDNFPDKPDNVMILKWAPQQAILAHPNLKVFIYQGGLQSTEEAIEHAVPLVGFPVIGDQDAIVNKMVSLGVARKLEITAVNRDDLEETILTVALEDQYKKKMLDLRSLLKDKPRDSLENAVWWTEHVIRHRGAPYLQSATADEPWYQRQDMDIVAFFSATSVITFVTILLISYKSLIFTINALTYSPLDKAKRN, translated from the exons ATGTTGTcgcggtattttttttccactattCTGACTTTAGCAGTCGTAGGTCCGTTGAATTATGGAAATTGTGCAAGAATCCTGGGGGTATTTCCAACCCCTTCATTCAGCCATCAGGTGGTATTTCGCGGACTTACTTTGGAACTGAATAAACGAGGCCACGAGCTGGTAATTGTCACTACAGATCCTGTTAACGATCcaagcttgaaaaactataCCGAGATTGATATCGGTTTCATGTATGAAATGCATGAGCGGCTTGGTAGGAATATGATAGAATATCGTAGATCACCACCTTCGTTGACACAGATGAGCAGTTTGTCGTCATACATGAACCTCggaactgaaaaaattcttacttACCCAGAACTGAGGCGCTTGTACGAGCGAGATAGTGACGAAAAGTTTGACCTAGTTATAATGGAACAGCTCTTTTCGTTCGCTTTGTTGCCTTTAGCTGATCGATTTGACGCTCCGATGATAG GTATATCATCTTTGGTATTATCTACAAACACTCAATATGGGATAGGCAATACCATAATACCTTCGCATCCGGCGAATTGGGAACTCcaagaaaatattaacaatcCGTTGACATTTTGGCAGAGATTAAAGAACTTTTGTAAGATCTGGTCAACGATATACGTCTTTAGGACTTATTTCATGCCTGGACAAGAAGAAATAGCGAGGAAATATTTCGGAGACGACATTCCGAGCCTGTATGAGATTGAGAAGAATATCAGTTTAATTTTCGTTAATCAAGTGGGGCCCATTTCCTACGCCAAGCCAAATGTTCcgaaaataatcgaaattaatggttttcacatttcaaagCATAAAAAACCATTGCCGCAg GATCTTCAGAACGTCTTGGACAGAGCTACACAGGGATTCGTATACATGAGTCTGGGAACGAATGTCAAAAGCATTACGTTGTCTGCGGAAACCAGAAGTGAATTTGTAGCTGCCTTTTCAAAGTTACCCTTCAAAGTCATCTGGAAGTTCGAAGATGACAATTTTCCAGACAAGCCGGATAACGTGATGATTTTGAAGTGGGCTCCTCAGCAGGCGATTTTAG CTCACCCGAATCTCAAAGTTTTCATCTATCAAGGAGGACTTCAAAGCAcagaagaagcgatcgagcACGCTGTTCCGTTGGTTGGGTTTCCAGTTATAGGTGACCAGGATGCGATTGTTAATAAAATGGTGTCTCTCGGCGTTGCCAGAAAACTGGAGATAACTGCTGTCAACAGGGATGATCTGGAGGAAACTATACTCACCGTTGCACTCGAAGACCA GTACAAGAAAAAGATGCTTGACTTGCGGTCGCTGCTCAAAGACAAGCCAAGGGATTCACTTGAGAACGCTGTTTGGTGGACGGAGCACGTGATACGTCACAGAGGTGCTCCATACTTACAATCTGCAACAGCTGATGAACCATGGTACCAGCGTCAGGACATGGATATAGTTGCCTTCTTTTCTGCTACATCTGTGATAACTTTCGTCACAATATTACTAATTTCCTACAAGTCCTTGATATTCACTATCAACGCGTTGACGTATTCGCCACTCGATAAGGCAAAGCGAAATTGA
- the LOC124307036 gene encoding UDP-glycosyltransferase UGT5-like isoform X2 yields the protein MLSRYFFSTILTLAVVGPLNYGNCARILGVFPTPSFSHQVVFRGLTLELNKRGHELVIVTTDPVNDPSLKNYTEIDIGFMYEMHERLGRNMIEYRRSPPSLTQMSSLSSYMNLGTEKILTYPELRRLYERDSDEKFDLVIMEQLFSFALLPLADRFDAPMIGISSLVLSTNTQYGIGNTIIPSHPANWELQENINNPLTFWQRLKNFCKIWSTIYVFRTYFMPGQEEIARKYFGDDIPSLYEIEKNISLIFVNQVGPISYAKPNVPKIIEINGFHISKHKKPLPQDLQNVLDRATQGFVYMSLGTNVKSITLSAETRSEFVAAFSKLPFKVIWKFEDDNFPDKPDNVMILKWAPQQAILGGLQSTEEAIEHAVPLVGFPVIGDQDAIVNKMVSLGVARKLEITAVNRDDLEETILTVALEDQYKKKMLDLRSLLKDKPRDSLENAVWWTEHVIRHRGAPYLQSATADEPWYQRQDMDIVAFFSATSVITFVTILLISYKSLIFTINALTYSPLDKAKRN from the exons ATGTTGTcgcggtattttttttccactattCTGACTTTAGCAGTCGTAGGTCCGTTGAATTATGGAAATTGTGCAAGAATCCTGGGGGTATTTCCAACCCCTTCATTCAGCCATCAGGTGGTATTTCGCGGACTTACTTTGGAACTGAATAAACGAGGCCACGAGCTGGTAATTGTCACTACAGATCCTGTTAACGATCcaagcttgaaaaactataCCGAGATTGATATCGGTTTCATGTATGAAATGCATGAGCGGCTTGGTAGGAATATGATAGAATATCGTAGATCACCACCTTCGTTGACACAGATGAGCAGTTTGTCGTCATACATGAACCTCggaactgaaaaaattcttacttACCCAGAACTGAGGCGCTTGTACGAGCGAGATAGTGACGAAAAGTTTGACCTAGTTATAATGGAACAGCTCTTTTCGTTCGCTTTGTTGCCTTTAGCTGATCGATTTGACGCTCCGATGATAG GTATATCATCTTTGGTATTATCTACAAACACTCAATATGGGATAGGCAATACCATAATACCTTCGCATCCGGCGAATTGGGAACTCcaagaaaatattaacaatcCGTTGACATTTTGGCAGAGATTAAAGAACTTTTGTAAGATCTGGTCAACGATATACGTCTTTAGGACTTATTTCATGCCTGGACAAGAAGAAATAGCGAGGAAATATTTCGGAGACGACATTCCGAGCCTGTATGAGATTGAGAAGAATATCAGTTTAATTTTCGTTAATCAAGTGGGGCCCATTTCCTACGCCAAGCCAAATGTTCcgaaaataatcgaaattaatggttttcacatttcaaagCATAAAAAACCATTGCCGCAg GATCTTCAGAACGTCTTGGACAGAGCTACACAGGGATTCGTATACATGAGTCTGGGAACGAATGTCAAAAGCATTACGTTGTCTGCGGAAACCAGAAGTGAATTTGTAGCTGCCTTTTCAAAGTTACCCTTCAAAGTCATCTGGAAGTTCGAAGATGACAATTTTCCAGACAAGCCGGATAACGTGATGATTTTGAAGTGGGCTCCTCAGCAGGCGATTTTAG GAGGACTTCAAAGCAcagaagaagcgatcgagcACGCTGTTCCGTTGGTTGGGTTTCCAGTTATAGGTGACCAGGATGCGATTGTTAATAAAATGGTGTCTCTCGGCGTTGCCAGAAAACTGGAGATAACTGCTGTCAACAGGGATGATCTGGAGGAAACTATACTCACCGTTGCACTCGAAGACCA GTACAAGAAAAAGATGCTTGACTTGCGGTCGCTGCTCAAAGACAAGCCAAGGGATTCACTTGAGAACGCTGTTTGGTGGACGGAGCACGTGATACGTCACAGAGGTGCTCCATACTTACAATCTGCAACAGCTGATGAACCATGGTACCAGCGTCAGGACATGGATATAGTTGCCTTCTTTTCTGCTACATCTGTGATAACTTTCGTCACAATATTACTAATTTCCTACAAGTCCTTGATATTCACTATCAACGCGTTGACGTATTCGCCACTCGATAAGGCAAAGCGAAATTGA
- the LOC124307037 gene encoding UDP-glucosyltransferase 2-like produces MVARRTIVAAIICILNCAVEFIDCYRILCICPRASISHQVVFRSFTLALNKRGHEIIFVTSDPMNDPTLKNYTEIDISFLYKSNYITVLDMKDWFGSFYKLSGMANLQTDQILQHPEFRKIYTAGSNENFDMVLLEMLYWPALFVLGKRFDAPVIGLSPMGLTMNVQYVLGNPIMTSHPSNWELYSKSSPLTFWDRLGNFVSFWRFLHYYKNNHVTEQAAIARKYFGEDIPDLEELEKNVSLVFANQQTPISFSRPEVRKIVEIAGFHVSPQSKPLPKDIKKILDGATQGFIYMSLGSNMKSSMLSNETRNELTAAFSKLPYEVLWKFENDVLPDKPKNVHIMKWIPQQAVLAHPNLKVFVYQGGLQSTEETVSHGVPVVGIPTWGDQRMQIDKMVSLGVGKKLELRTMNRNEIEEAIRTVASNKRYKDEMVKLSTLLKENSQHLLENAIWWTEQVLRHKGTSHLHSITADDPWYRRQDMDLIVFISVGTTVVLILICYVSHKLLTVIISAWKSPSLDRKKKWK; encoded by the exons ATGGTTGCACGGCGTACAATTGTTGCTGCCATAATATGTATTTTAAACTGTGCGGTAGAGTTCATAGATTGCTACAGAATATTGTGCATCTGCCCGCGAGCTTCAATCAGTCATCAAGTCGTGTTTCGCAGCTTTACTTTGGCCTTGAACAAACGGGGGCACGAAATTATCTTTGTAACCTCGGATCCCATGAATGATCCAACTTTAAAAAACTACACGGAAATTGACATCAGTTTTCTTTACAAATCGAATTACATCACGGTTCTAGACATGAAGGATTGGTTTGGCTCGTTTTACAAATTGAGCGGCATGGCGAATTTACAAACCGATCAAATTCTCCAGCATCCGGAGTTCAGAAAGATATATACAGCTGGTagtaacgaaaattttgacatGGTACTACTAGAGATGTTATACTGGCCTGCTCTCTTCGTACTGGGTAAAAGATTCGATGCACCGGTTATCG GATTGTCACCCATGGGACTGACGATGAACGTTCAGTACGTGCTGGGCAATCCCATTATGACGTCGCATCCATCAAATTGGGAACTCTACTCGAAATCCTCACCACTGACGTTTTGGGACAGGTTGGGAAATTTCGTCAGCTTCTGGAGATTTCTCCACTATTATAAAAACAATCACGTAACGGAGCAAGCGGCAATTGCACGAAAATACTTTGGCGAAGATATTCCCGATCTCGAGGAATTGGAGAAAAATGTCAGTCTCGTTTTCGCCAATCAACAGACACCCATATCCTTCTCGAGGCCGGAggttcgaaaaattgttgaaatcgcCGGCTTTCACGTTTCTCCACAAAGCAAACCTTTACCCAAG GACATCAAAAAAATCTTGGATGGGGCTACGCAAGGGTTTATTTACATGAGTCTTGGGTCGAACATGAAAAGCAGCATGCTGTCGAATGAGACGCGGAATGAGTTGACGGCAGCATTCTCTAAGCTGCCGTACGAAGTGTTGTGGAAATTTGAGAACGATGTTCTTCCGGACAAGCCGAAAAACGTTCACATCATGAAATGGATACCGCAACAGGCTGTTCTGG CCCATCCGAATCTGAAAGTCTTCGTGTACCAAGGAGGTCTCCAAAGCACCGAGGAGACCGTGTCTCATGGAGTTCCCGTTGTTGGAATACCAACTTGGGGCGACCAGAGAATGCAGATTGACAAAATGGTGTCACTTGGAGTCGGGAAGAAATTGGAGCTCCGCACGATGAACAGAAATGAGATCGAAGAAGCGATTAGAACTGTAGCATCCAACAAGAG GTACAAGGATGAAATGGTAAAGCTGAGCACtctgttgaaagaaaattctcaACATCTGCTGGAAAATGCCATCTGGTGGACGGAGCAAGTACTTCGTCATAAAGGAACCTCGCATTTGCACTCCATCACAGCTGACGATCCGTGGTACCGTCGACAGGACATGGATctaattgttttcatttcggTTGGTACCACCGTAGTTTTAATTCTCATTTGCTACGTCTCGCACAAGCTGCTAACCGTTATTATCAGTGCGTGGAAATCGCCATCACTggacaggaaaaaaaaatggaaataa
- the LOC124306693 gene encoding myrosinase 1-like encodes MVGTEKTTFPKGFKFGVGTASYQIEGGWNEEGKGENIWDRMTHSKPDTVEKRHNGDVACDSYHKYKDDIKMLEDLGVDFYRFSFSWSRILPTGFANKINPDGIRYYNNLIDGLIARGIEPMGTMFHWDLPQPLQELGGWQNEALVDYFTDYAKVLFENFGDRVKTWFTFNEPWVIAALSHGGVGLAPATHSPGVGVYLVGQTILKSHARAYHLYQESFKSKQEGRLSMVIHWFGYVPKTDSPEDVAVAEKAKQFKFGWFAHPIFSAEGDYPKVMKDAIAKKSAEQGFPRSRLPVLGKYWVDLIRGTADFIAVNTYTSMLAVPNPDTTEPSWVNDCGVKLTNDGLGWPESVCFWHKENAVEFGNMFRWLRNEYGDREIIVTENGWPEDGSSKHEDWERIRYTHRYLEELLTAIHRDKINITGYTHWSLMDNFEWIQGYTMRFGLYYVDFEDPSRPRTIKKSGEYYRELISKRRLPEKFNEELFASDKKFAKRINLCVSTHGKETFFLS; translated from the exons ATGGTCGGCACGGAAAAAACAACGTTTCCTAAGGGGTTCAAATTTGGCGTTGGAACAGCTTCGTATCAAATAGAAGGTGGCTGGAATGAAGAAG GCAAAGGCGAAAATATCTGGGACCGCATGACCCACTCCAAACCCGATACTGTCGAGAAGCGACACAATGGAGACGTCGCTTGTGACTCGTATCACAAATACAAGGATGACATAAAAATGCTGGAAGATCTTGGG GTTGATTTTTACCGATTCTCGTTCTCCTGGTCGCGGATTTTGCCAACGGGATTCGCAAACAAGATTAACCCAGACGGAATTCGGTATTATAACAATTTGATAGACGGACTGATTGCTCGAGGAATCGAACCAATGGGAACCATGTTCCACTGGGACCTGCCACAGCCCCTGCAGGAACTCGGAGGCTGGCAAAATGAAGCACTGGTCGACTATTTCACGGATTACGCGAAAGTCTTGTTCGAGAATTTCGGGGACAGG GTGAAAACTTGGTTCACCTTTAACGAGCCCTGGGTAATCGCAGCACTGAGTCATGGCGGAGTTGGCTTAGCACCAGCGACCCACTCGCCTGGCGTTGGAGTTTATCTCGTCGGCCAAACAATCCTCAAGTCTCACGCGAGAGCTTACCATTTGTACCAGGAAAGCTTCAAGAGTAAGCAGGAAG GTCGCCTATCGATGGTCATTCACTGGTTTGGTTACGTGCCGAAAACCGATTCCCCCGAAGACGTTGCGGTTGCCGAAAAGGCGAAGCAGTTCAAATTCGGGTGGTTCGCTCATCCGATTTTCAGCGCAGAAGGTGACTACCCCAAAGTGATGAAGGACGCCATAGCGAAGAAAAGTGCGGAGCAGGGTTTCCCAAGGTCTCGACTTCCggtacttggaaaatattggGTCGACTTGATCAGAGGCACCGCTGACTTCATTGCCGTCAACACGTACACTTCGATGCTCGCCGTTCCCAATCCAGATACCACAGAACCAAGCTGGGTTAACGACTGTGGCGTAAAATTAACGAATGATGGCTTGGGTTGGCCGGAATCCGTGTGCTTCTGGCACAAG GAGAACGCAGTAGAGTTTGGCAACATGTTCCGATGGCTAAGAAACGAGTACGGTGATCGAGAGATAATCGTTACAGAAAATGGTTGGCCAGAGGATGGTTCATCAAAACATGAAGACTGGGAACGTATTCGTTACACGCATCGCTATCTGGAAGAGCTGCTCACAGCTATTCATCGCGACAAGATAAACATCACTGGCTACACCCATTGGAGCCTCATGGACAATTTTGAATGGATCCAGGGATACAC GATGCGGTTCGGATTGTATTACGTCGACTTCGAAGACCCTTCCAGACCACGcacgataaaaaaatctggAGAGTATTACCGTGAGCTGATTTCGAAACGACGACTGCCCGAAAAATTCAACGAGGAGCTTTTCGCCAGCGATAAGAAATTCGCCAAGCGAATAAATCTATGTGTCTCGACACACGGAAAAGAAACTTTCTTCTTATCGTAA
- the LOC124306703 gene encoding myrosinase 1-like: MTSTLCWSLLLYSLLISSIFCHDDDYLTFPEGFRIGAAGASYQIEGGWNASDKGHSVWDNFTHREPWRIVDNSNGDIACDSYHKYKEDVKWLKEIGLDHYRFSLSWSRILPTGYADKVSEDGIRYYKNLIDELLRNNIEPLVTLYHWDHPQVIEEQGGWMNDMIVKWFGDYARVVFRELGPKVKIFATINEPNSFCTEGYEDGCKAPGKQLAPTGGYMCGHNVLKAHARAYHIYDREFRKSQNGKIGIVIPCGGQIAKNPGDNASVETSFQFGCGWMAHPIFSKTGDYPEVMKRNIDRNSKNEGYPRSRLPKFSPNWIKYIRGTSDYFGLNHYTTFEVSPRTKKPDDVWGLDSGLEKSVDPSWPRTASAWLRVTPFGFGDTLRQIKDEYQNPPVYILENGVSDSGTLTDHQRIGYFYSYLKELITAVKRDGCNVPLYTMWSLLDNFEWNRGYTERFGILHVDFNSSNRTRTPKLSVDWWKNVLRTRKLQPVTEYW; encoded by the exons ATGACGTCTACACTCTGCTGGAGTCTTTTGTTGTACTCCTTGCTGATCTCAAG CATTTTCTGTCACGACGATGATTATCTTACCTTTCCTGAGGGATTTCGTATCGGAGCTGCAGGAGCGTCGTATCAAATTGAAGGCGGCTGGAACGCAAGTG ATAAAGGTCACAGTGTGTGGGATAATTTCACGCACAGAGAACCATGGCGTATTGTAGATAATAGTAACGGTGACATTGCTTGTGACTCGTACCACAAATACAAGGAAGATGTTAAATGGCTCAAGGAGATTGGA CTCGATCACTATCGATTTTCGCTCAGCTGGTCTCGCATCTTGCCAACTGGCTACGCTGACAAAGTCAGCGAGGATGGAATTCGTTACTACAAAAATCTGATTGACGAACTACTCCGCAACAACATCGAACCCTTAGTCACTCTCTATCATTGGGATCACCCACAGGTGATCGAGGAACAAGGTGGTTGGATGAACGACATGATAGTCAAGTGGTTTGGCGACTATGCAAGGGTGGTATTCCGGGAGCTTGGACcgaaggtgaaaatatttgcaacgatAAATGAGCCAAATTCATTTTGCACGGAGGGTTATGAGGATGGGTGTAAGGCTCCAG GAAAACAACTCGCTCCGACGGGGGGGTACATGTGCGGCCATAACGTGTTAAAGGCCCACGCCAGAGCGTACCACATTTACGACAGAGAATTCCGGAAATCCCAAAATGGAAAGATCGGTATCGTGATACCTTGCGGAGGTCAAATAGCCAAGAATCCGGGAGACAACGCGTCTGTCGAAACATCATTTCAATTCGGCTGCGGATGGATGGCTcacccaattttttcaaaaaccgGAGACTACCCTGAAGTTATGAAGCGTAACATCGATCGTAACAGCAAAAACGAAGGTTACCCCAGATCAAGGTTACCGAAATTTTCGCCGAACTGGATCAAATATATCAG AGGAACTTCCGACTACTTTGGATTGAATCATTACACCACCTTCGAGGTATCACCTAGAACAAAAAAACCAGACGACGTATGGGGTCTTGACTCTGGTCTAGAGAAAAGTGTGGATCCAAGCTGGCCTCGGACAGCTTCTGCCTGGCTAAGG GTAACTCCGTTCGGCTTCGGAGATACTCTCAGACAGATTAAAGACGAGTACCAAAACCCACCTGTTTATATTCTCGAGAACGGTGTTTCGGACTCGGGAACACTGACCGACCATCAGAGGATCGGTTACTTCTACTCGTACCTGAAGGAACTCATTACAGCGGTCAAACGGGATGGGTGTAACGTGCCACTTTATACCATGTGGAGCCTTCTCGATAACTTCGAGTGGAATAGAGGATATAC AGAGCGTTTTGGCATCTTACATGTGGATTTCAATAGTTCAAACAGAACTCGAACACCCAAGCTGTCAGTGGATTGgtggaaaaatgttttaagAACTCGAAAGCTGCAGCCTGTGACTGAGTACTGGTAG
- the LOC124306702 gene encoding myrosinase 1-like: MKELRRIVICCVIFTKLHECQGANLSFPENFIIGAATASYQIEGAWNVSDKGENVWDWFTHNKPENIADGSTGDVACDSYHKYEEDVQWVKNLGLDFYRFSVSWSRVLPNGFANEVSEDGIQYYKNLTTLLVANGIEPIVTIYHWDHPQILEDLGGWTNELMVEWYTDYARVLFEELGPMVKTFITINEPKVYCEQGYNSTTKKAPGKILENMGHYLCVHNTLKAHATAYHLYDDEFRAIQEGQIGIVTPCAGWVPGDNVTEESIERHFQFDCGWIMHPIYVGDYPEIVKTRVAYVSALENYPFSRLPEFSQDWIEYINGTADFFGLNHYTSSMPIFDTAEELGIYTRDSGIIKNTNSSWSAGSSSWLYVLPEGFGNVLRMIRDQYNNPPLYVFENGYSDTGELEDYRRINYYYEYVSEMLTAINDDGCNVVAYTIWSLLDNFEWNAGYTELFGIISVDFNSSNRTRSAKLSTSWWQEVMSTRTLQDVPSNGTRR; encoded by the exons ATGAAAGAATTACGGAGAATTGTTATTTGCTGTGTAATATTCACAAA ACTACACGAGTGTCAAGGTGCAAATCTTAGTTTTccggaaaattttatcattggtGCTGCAACCGCATCTTACCAAATAGAAGGGGCCTGGAATGTCAGCG ACAAAGGAGAAAATGTTTGGGATTGGTTCACACACAACAAACCGGAAAACATAGCAGACGGAAGTACGGGAGATGTGGCCTGTGACTCTTATCATAAATACGAAGAAGACGTGCAGTGGGTGAAAAATCTAGGG TTGGATTTCTACCGTTTTTCGGTCAGCTGGTCACGCGTACTTCCAAATGGTTTTGCGAATGAAGTCAGTGAAGATGGAATTCAATACTACAAAAATCTGACCACGTTACTAGTGGCAAACGGTATCGAGCCCATCGTAACAATATATCACTGGGACCATCCTCAGATTCTCGAAGATTTGGGTGGATGGACAAACGAATTAATGGTGGAGTGGTATACCGATTACGCCAGGGTTCTTTTCGAAGAATTGGGACCCATGGTGAAAACCTTCATCACAATTAACGAGCCAAAAGTATATTGCGAACAAGGATACAACTCGACTACTAAAAAAGCTCCAG gaaaaatattagaaaatatgGGCCATTACCTGTGCGTTCACAATACTCTGAAAGCTCATGCGACAGCGTATCATCTGTACGATGACGAATTCCGTGCGATTCAAGAAGGCCAAATAGGAATAGTGACGCCCTGTGCCGGTTGGGTGCCAGGGGACAACGTAACCGAAGAATCCATCGAACGACACTTTCAGTTCGATTGCGGTTGGATTATGCACCCCATTTATGTCGGAGACTATCCAGAAATTGTGAAAACGAGAGTGGCCTATGTCAGTGCACTCGAAAATTACCCATTTTCACGTTTACCCGAATTTTCACAGGATTGGATAGAGTACATAAA TGGAACAGCAGACTTCTTTGGTCTCAATCACTACACGTCAAGTATGCCCATATTTGACACAGCCGAAGAGCTTGGCATATATACCAGGGATAGTGgcataataaaaaataccaattCCAGCTGGTCAGCTGGTAGTTCTTCATGGTTATAC GTATTGCCAGAAGGATTCGGTAATGTTTTGCGTATGATTCGAGACCAGTATAATAATCCACCGTTGTATGTATTTGAAAACGGATATTCCGACACCGGCGAATTGGAAGACTATCGacgaattaattattattacgaatACGTCAGCGAGATGCTCACAGCCATCAACGATGATGGCTGCAATGTCGTGGCATACACTATTTGGTCACTTCTTGACAATTTTGAGTGGAATGCTGGCTACAC AGAATTATTCGGCATTATAAGTGTTGATTTCAACAGTTCAAACAGAACAAGATCAGCTAAACTATCTACGTCATGGTGGCAAGAAGTCATGAGTACACGTACACTTCAGGATGTTCCTAGTAACGGTACTAGACGTTAG
- the LOC124306700 gene encoding myrosinase 1-like: MEHYISIMKHTWKIVICCIIFTGLKECQAANLSFPGNFTIGVATSSYQIEGAWNVSDKAESIWDWYTHSYPENIADGSNGDIACDSYHKYEEDIQWLKELGVDFYRFSVSWARILPNGFANEVSEDGLQYYKNLTQALIDNGIEPVVTIYHWEHPKILEDLGGWTNELMVTWYADYARIIFEELGPLVKTFVTINEPESYCAVGYNTTYFAPGKELENMGHYICMHNSLKAHATVYHMYDDEYRSTQNGQIGIVAQCYGWVAGDNVTDDSIERYFQFNCGWVMHPIFVGDYPEIMKTRIANISALQGYPFSRLPEFSDDWIEYINGTADFFGLNHYTSRMPVFDSNEDLGIYTIDSGIIASINESWSLGSAAWLHVVPAGFGNLLRMIRDQYNNPPVWVLENGYPDTGESDDYSRISYYYEYITELLTAFQDDGCNVVRYTIWSLLDEFEWTAGYTQLFGIVGVDFDSSDRTRSAKLSTAWWQEVISTRTLQSVPTANSTR, translated from the exons ATGGAACATTACATTTCAATAATGAAACATACGtggaaaattgtaatttgCTGTATAATCTTCACAGG GTTAAAAGAATGCCAAGCCGCTAATCTCAGTTTTCCTGGGAATTTCACAATTGGTGTTGCCACCTCATCCTACCAAATAGAAGGAGCCTGGAACGTAAGTG ATAAGGCAGAAAGTATTTGGGATTGGTACACACACAGCTATCCGGAAAACATCGCAGATGGAAGTAATGGAGATATAGCCTGCGATTCCTACCATAAATATGAAGAAGACATACAGTGGCTGAAAGAGCTGGGA GTGGATTTTTACCGGTTTTCGGTAAGCTGGGCACGCATACTTCCAAACGGTTTTGCAAACGAAGTCAGTGAGGATGGGCTgcaatattacaaaaatttaaccCAAGCTCTGATCGATAACGGTATCGAACCAGTCGTAACTATATATCACTGGGAGCATCCAAAGATTCTTGAAGATTTGGGAGGATGGACCAACGAGTTGATGGTGACGTGGTACGCTGACTATGCCAGAATCATTTTTGAAGAACTGGGGCCCCTGGTTAAAACCTTCGTCACAATCAACGAGCCTGAATCCTACTGTGCAGTTGGATACAACACCACTTATTTTGCTCCAG GTAAAGAGTTGGAAAACATGGGGCACTATATATGCATGCACAATTCCTTAAAAGCTCACGCGACAGTATATCATATGTACGACGATGAATATAGATCAACACAAAATGGTCAAATAGGCATCGTGGCACAATGTTATGGATGGGTGGCAGGGGACAACGTGACTGACGATTCCATTGagagatattttcaatttaattgtGGTTGGGTAATGCATCCAATATTTGTTGGGGACTACCCAGAAATAATGAAGACTAGGATAGCCAACATAAGCGCTCTCCAAGGTTATCCATTCTCACGATTGCCAGAATTCTCAGATGATTGGATAGAGTACATTAA TGGAACCGCAGATTTCTTTGGCCTGAATCATTACACGTCTCGCATGCCTGTGTTCGATTCAAACGAGGATCTTGGTATATATACAATAGATAGTGGTATAATTGCTTCTATTAATGAAAGTTGGTCACTTGGGAGTGCTGCGTGGTTACAC GTTGTACCAGCCGGATTCGGTAACCTATTACGCATGATTCGAGACCAATACAATAATCCTCCAGTATGGGTCCTGGAAAACGGATATCCTGACACTGGGGAATCAGATGATTACAGCAGGATCAGTTATTACTACGAATACATCACCGAGTTACTCACAGCCTTTCAGGATGACGGCTGCAACGTTGTGAGATACACAATTTGGTCACTTCTGGACGAGTTCGAATGGACAGCTGGTTACAC ACAATTATTTggcatcgtcggagtggacTTTGACAGTTCGGACAGAACAAGGTCGGCAAAGCTTTCCACGGCATGGTGGCAAGAAGTCATCAGTACTCGGACACTTCAAAGTGTTCCAACTGCCAACAGTACCCGTTAG